From a single Nostoc sp. MS1 genomic region:
- a CDS encoding helix-turn-helix domain-containing protein: protein MKWLKRKQDDQPQLSLDQQREEKLAELGAQLWTSRQEKGLSLEEMVAMTKIPRRLLQAIEEGNMNDLPEPIYIQGLIRQFADALGFNGVEFSSQFPVVSPQKNLQPVGESNSIRLLRPFHLYLLYIFVIVCSISSLSQLLNNAALKADNESTPSVEQETVVDSQQKPIKTESVSDITKDKNNQSVQVGVTLKASSWIRVVADGKTQFEGTLPEGTHRIWKAQEQLTVKTTNAGGVLMSVNQQAAKEMGELGKEEEIKIAAKPQL, encoded by the coding sequence ATGAAATGGCTAAAAAGAAAGCAGGATGATCAACCACAACTTTCGCTAGACCAACAAAGAGAAGAAAAACTAGCGGAATTAGGCGCTCAATTGTGGACTTCCCGACAAGAAAAGGGATTATCTCTAGAGGAAATGGTCGCCATGACTAAAATTCCTCGGCGGCTGTTGCAAGCAATTGAGGAAGGTAATATGAATGATTTGCCAGAACCAATTTACATACAAGGTTTAATTAGACAATTTGCTGATGCACTCGGCTTTAATGGTGTGGAATTTTCTAGCCAATTTCCGGTTGTCTCCCCGCAAAAAAATCTGCAACCTGTAGGCGAATCTAATTCAATAAGACTATTACGTCCTTTTCATCTTTACCTACTTTACATATTTGTTATTGTCTGCTCTATCAGTAGTTTGTCTCAGTTATTGAATAATGCAGCTTTGAAAGCAGATAACGAGAGTACACCATCTGTAGAGCAAGAAACTGTAGTTGATTCGCAACAGAAACCAATCAAAACTGAATCTGTAAGCGATATCACCAAAGATAAGAATAATCAATCGGTACAAGTTGGTGTCACCCTCAAAGCCTCATCATGGATTCGGGTAGTAGCTGACGGTAAAACTCAATTCGAGGGGACATTACCAGAAGGGACTCATCGAATTTGGAAAGCCCAAGAACAACTGACAGTGAAAACCACTAATGCTGGTGGTGTGCTGATGAGTGTCAATCAGCAAGCAGCCAAGGAAATGGGAGAACTAGGTAAAGAGGAAGAAATTAAGATTGCAGCTAAACCTCAATTGTGA
- the malQ gene encoding 4-alpha-glucanotransferase has protein sequence MPFIRSSGVLLHPTSFPSRFGIGDLGLEAYRFIDFLEKSYQQYWQVLPLGPTGYGNSPYMSYSALAGNHLLISPDKLREEGLLAEEDLANLPNFPTNKVDFEQVVPVKIQLLKKACENFKTKASEIQQKKFAGFCESKAYWLDDYALFMALKDTQDNASWYAWEPALAKREPDALERVQRQLTDEIFYYKFIQYEFFRQWSELKSYANLRGIEIIGDIPIYVAHDSADVWANPEIFALDEETGEVALMAGVPPDYFSATGQLWGNPVYNWEELQKQDFKWWVQRFEAMLDYVDVIRIDHFRGFEAFWVVPQGEETAMNGKWVTAPGEELFDTIKRKLGKLPVLAEDLGVITPEVEALRDKYEFPGMKVLQFAFGSDPGNPFLPFNYTGNFVVYTGTHDNDTTVGWFNQAGDYEKQNLLLYLGCVSPEGIHWDLIRLALSSVANQAILPLQDILGLGNEARMNFPSVATGNWEWRYDWDALRDELSDRLKALTKLYGRAPQGK, from the coding sequence ATGCCTTTTATTAGATCAAGCGGTGTTCTACTGCATCCTACCTCGTTTCCTAGCCGATTTGGTATTGGGGATTTAGGCTTGGAAGCCTACAGGTTTATTGATTTCCTAGAAAAAAGCTATCAACAATATTGGCAAGTCTTACCCTTGGGGCCGACTGGATACGGTAATTCACCTTATATGTCGTACTCAGCTTTGGCTGGTAATCATCTGTTAATTAGTCCAGATAAATTAAGAGAAGAAGGTTTATTAGCTGAGGAAGATTTGGCTAATTTACCAAATTTTCCTACAAACAAAGTGGATTTTGAGCAAGTTGTCCCAGTCAAAATTCAACTACTCAAAAAAGCTTGCGAGAATTTTAAAACAAAAGCATCAGAAATACAGCAGAAAAAATTTGCTGGGTTTTGTGAAAGCAAAGCCTATTGGTTAGATGATTATGCTTTGTTTATGGCGCTCAAAGATACTCAAGATAATGCCAGTTGGTACGCTTGGGAACCAGCTTTAGCAAAGCGTGAACCAGACGCACTAGAGAGAGTACAGCGTCAACTAACTGATGAAATTTTCTATTACAAGTTCATCCAATACGAATTTTTCCGCCAGTGGTCGGAATTGAAAAGTTACGCCAATTTGCGGGGGATTGAAATTATCGGTGATATTCCGATTTATGTAGCCCATGATAGTGCTGACGTTTGGGCAAATCCTGAGATATTTGCTCTAGATGAAGAAACCGGGGAAGTCGCACTGATGGCGGGTGTTCCACCAGATTATTTTAGTGCGACGGGTCAGTTGTGGGGCAACCCAGTTTACAACTGGGAGGAATTGCAAAAACAGGACTTTAAGTGGTGGGTACAGCGTTTTGAGGCGATGCTAGATTATGTTGATGTGATTCGCATCGACCATTTCCGAGGGTTTGAAGCTTTCTGGGTTGTACCTCAAGGTGAGGAAACAGCCATGAATGGTAAGTGGGTGACAGCACCAGGAGAAGAACTTTTTGATACAATTAAGCGAAAACTGGGTAAATTACCTGTTTTAGCGGAAGATTTGGGGGTTATTACACCAGAAGTTGAAGCTTTACGGGATAAATATGAATTTCCGGGGATGAAGGTTTTGCAGTTTGCTTTTGGTTCTGACCCAGGAAATCCGTTTTTACCATTCAATTACACAGGTAATTTTGTGGTTTACACGGGGACTCACGATAATGATACAACTGTAGGTTGGTTCAACCAAGCCGGTGACTACGAGAAACAAAACCTCTTACTCTATTTAGGCTGTGTTAGTCCTGAAGGTATCCATTGGGATTTGATTCGCTTGGCGTTGAGTTCTGTAGCGAATCAAGCGATTCTCCCGCTACAGGACATTTTGGGTTTGGGTAATGAGGCGCGAATGAATTTTCCCAGTGTTGCAACTGGGAATTGGGAGTGGCGCTATGATTGGGATGCTTTGAGAGATGAATTGAGCGATCGCCTCAAAGCTCTCACCAAACTCTACGGACGCGCCCCTCAAGGTAAATAG